A segment of the Corylus avellana chromosome ca2, CavTom2PMs-1.0 genome:
ATCACCCAGATCCAAACTGGCAATTTGATCTCCCTGTCTGAGCAGCAACTGATGGACTGTTCAACCGTTTACAATAAAGGCTGCGATGGCGGTCTCATGAATTATGCCTTTGactatataataaaaaacaatggAATCACCCTTGAAACAAATTACCCATACGTGGCTACGCAAGGAATTTGTGACGCCGGGAAAACATCTCAAAGTGCAGCTGTGATTACTGGTTTTACTGATATACCTGGCATCAATGAGAAGGAATTATTGCAGCACGTGGCCCGCCAACCAATTTCAATAGGCATTGATGGTGGCGACAGAGCCTTTAGTTTCTATTCTAGCGGAGTATTCAATGGAGAATGTGGGACGGTCATAAACCATGCTGTTACTGCAGTTGGGTTTGGAACCACCCCTGATGGCATCGATTATTGGTTACTGAAGAACTCATGGGGCGAGAACTGGGGTGAAGGTGGGTACATGAGGATACAGAGAGACCTCGGGCTCTGTGGGTTTGCCACACTAGCTTCCTATCCAACTGCTTAGGTTGCCGATGTATTAATATAAGTCATCTATATATGCAGGCCTATATTGCATGCTACTTCTATTTCAAATTGATGTTTTTGGGTCGGCTGAGACTCTCTAGTACTTCATATTGATgtccattttgttgtggagggCTTTGGCTTAGTCTCCCTTCAAATTAGGTATATTTAGTTTGTAAGTCTGCCTAAATAATATGTACATCTACAATTGTATGCTCAATGTTTGTAATAGGTATTGGAAATCGCCAATAATATCATGAAGTCCATCTTTTTGACGGATAACCCTTCTGTTCCAAGCAACCTGGAAAACCTGATCACCCCTCAATTAGAACAGAAGATAATGAGGATGTTATTTTGTACTATTATGGATGAGACTAAAATTTGAGTTGCACTTAATTAAACAAAAGCTTATCACCATGGCCAAATTACATTAACTTGAAGAGGGAtccaaaggaaaaaatatatatacctcCAATAGGCCTGTGACACTTGTTATTTCATGATTTGTCATAGGTTAgtaataattacaattaatttcagTAAATATTTGTAATTGAACTCTagtaaatatttttgaaataatcaattaatcacgTAAATAATTCTTATTTTGACATTTGATTCCTCTATAAAATATTCCATAGTCGAATTAAAGTCAATTAGActgtcattttaattcattaccTCTTACCTTTGAGTACGcaatttaatcatataattatctTCTCACTTGTGAAATTATATTTCATTAAGAATAATTAAGTATTTTAGTAGCTCATAATAAAATGCCATGGTCATGGACtgagaataattattccattaaatttatttcaatggAAAATTTCTTATATCTTTGATCTAGTCAAAGAATTTAGATTCATTCTTGAAGATGGAGTTTCCACAACCCTATGGGATCACCTAATGCACCAAGTATGTTGCTGCATATATAAAAGTCTCACTCTTAAATGGATATCAAAGTAACTTTAACTTTATATTTGAGTGTGCGATACTTTCATGATTTAGAATCAATTGTTAGGTTTTATGTTTTGACCTTATTCGATGTGTTACTTCTTATATgatgtctttattttttgttctttctaacACTTGATTGGTTTCCTTTTTTGGTATACTTTATGTATTTTTGTGGTGTAACCGTCATAACAAAACACTGACGAGTTCATTTATTTGGTCCCAGTAATGTTTTGTCATGAAAACCGTCATGTTCACATTTTTATTGTACCATTGACCTTGTCCAAAATGGTTATGATTATTCCAAGGATTTGTTTAGCAGCTCCCAAATCTTTCATTGCAAATTGCTTTAATAGTTGGTTCTTCAACTTATTGATGTTTTTCATACTAGCCCTTGCAACGAGCATATCATCTACGTATGGCAGCAGAATGATGCAAGAGTTCTTAAAACTCTTGGCAAAACAACAATGATATGCATTGCACCTCGATGTAGAAATATTTGGGCGCACATCAGTTGGCAGAAGCCCAACTGTTACCTTTGGTAACATTTGGCATGTAACTGTCAAACAGTTACATGCTGGAAAGGTGTGTATATAAATACACGGCTATAAGGAATGGTGAAAAAATATGGAAAactttttttgaggaaaaacttttttcaaagcATCTGTGCCATATCTCTTCTTGTTTTCTAGACAATGTGAGGCTCTTAGACTGTGGAACATGTGTGTTTTGCTCTCGTAGTAAACACCACCACTAATAAGAAATGATTTGATCGTGAAAGAGTGAAAGAATGGAGACCAACATGAAACAACCAGTAAAAGGATCCTTAGACGTatgtttctatgtttttttaacattggtatcagagccaaattGTTTTCGTTGAATGTATATGCCTGTTTGATGAAATATGGTTCTTTGTGTATTTTCGGGTCTCAGATGGCGCACACATCAAATAGTTGATTTAGACTACGAAATATGAGCATGTTATAGTTTATGATCCCAGAAACTTGCTCCCAAAATTTAGTGATCATTGGATGAGTagatttggagaaaattgaTATAGAAGTTTCACTGGCCGAAACTCTGGAATTTCTCCGAtgggttttgtttgttattccctcaattttatttttttttattattatttttttttttatggttagaATCTACCCTTCGTAACCTTTCAACGGTATATGATTTGGATCaaaatggtgagttttatgGAGAGATGAAATTCGGATCCAAATCGGGCAAAATAGCAGCAAAATAGTTTTCGCTAGAGGTTGAAGAAGGTCTGAGAAAACCTAACCCAGTCGCTTGTAGAGCGCGTTTTGGACACACACCACAGGCAGTGTGCGCGGCCATGGGGCTGTCGGCATCTCCCTGCCGGAGTGCGGCACTGATTTGTGGCCACCTCTATTGAAGGTCGGCGACGGAAACCTGAGTGGCGGCATGGTCGGATATTGTGGTTTCCATGCTTGCCGGCGGCAGAGGAAGCCCTGTGTGCAGTGTAGGCGGCGACGGCTCGGCAAGAGAAAAGATTTTTGGGTCAAAATGATTGGGCTCGGGTAGGGTTTCTTAATCCAAATGGGTTTTAAGCCATTTTTATAATAGTTTATATTGTGAAACAAATATGTGTTATATGGAATATAATTGGTATAAGACTATTTTTATGGAATTTTCTTTATGAATCATTAATATGATTTTATGAATGGGATTTCTGTCTGATTATTCCATATGAGTTTAAGAGTTTATAATTGGAATGTTTGTGTGATTATTCCATGTAATAACATGcataaatatgaaatattttttagaaatatgaAATATGccattatttgtaattttggaATGCATGTTATAATCTATGTAATTCCATATGAGGTATGTTGCATGTCCTTAATATATTTGTTCATAATTTTATTCCATAATATTGGGGAATAAATTGGTATGCTTAGAATTACATAGTGATTATTGAACTTAGTTGGAATATGGTTGAGtagagtttaattttttaaactcctcCCATACATAATTTGCGTGTTGAATGAATTAGAGGTGGGAACTTAATACCTACGGTGCGGGAGATGATTATGAGCTTAGGGAAACTTTCGATCTCGCGACTTGTAGGAAAATTTCTGACATTTTATGGGgtttgacacgttagaaaatttttctgacgtgtgttgaaTGTCAAAAGCATAGGAGTcagtaaaatttttttcctgacatgtTAGTGGTTAGaacatcaaaattttctaacattttactgtatgacacgtcagaattttctgacgtgagAGTTCTTCCATGTTAGGATGTTTTCTGACATGGAAGAAGtcccacgtcaaaaaattaggttcttttttttttttttcttttttctcatttgtttcttttttttgaaaggcCAATTTGTAGGGCCTTTGAAAGGCCTTTGACCTAATATACATTAATCATCCATCACATTTGTTTGaactatatattcatgaaacGACATTAATCATCCATCAAAAATTCGTTAAACCCTAAAcgaattttttattaatcatCCATAAAAAATGAACCTCCACATTAATCACAAACATGCAAGTATCACAAACTCCATCAAGTATGACAAACATGCCTTTTGTacaaaaactataaacatcCAAACCCAAATCTAGACATAATTACATGTAACGGTAAACATCAACAAGATAAGAACAAAATATTTACAAGTTCACCAACTACAAACTGATAGACAAAGATGATTACATGGCAATAGGTTCCTCATTGTGTACCACTCTAAAGAAGGATTTCAGAAAAATACTGTTTCAGATAGTTCATTAGAATATTTCTTCACTATCTCCTCAAACTCCAAGCCATCATTTTCTAGAAAGGACTGCAAACATTATCCACCTGCAAAAATAGGcataaaaacttaataaaacaTGAGACCATTTAATCAAGTTGTTGATGAACATAAGACTATCCCCACCCCCACCCCTTACCATGTAAGCAAATCTCTTACTCtctcttattcttttttcttaatataagtAAACTCTTGTTGCATTTTTACTTAAATACctaaaaaatgatcttttttaaGTAAAGAAGTCCAAGCAAATCTTTTACTCtctcttattcttttttcttaatataagtAAACTCTTGTTGCATTTTTACTTAAATACctaaaaaatgatcttttttaaGTAAAGAAGTCCAAGAAAGGAGTGAAATTCCTATTCAATTCCTATTCTCAACTAGAAGTAATATATCACACTTTAATAGAACATAACATTCCACAGCCAGGAAATTTCTCTAAAACTGGATATCAAAGTAAGTGTAGTCACCTCTCCATTGTCATCCTCAAAGCCTATGTTTGATTCCAAATGAGACTCCTTTCCCTGTTTATAAATGATGGtaatgttgtaatatttgttacaaacattcattttaagtcatttggaaatgttttatcatttgataatatcttcttaaaggtttttatgagaaataaaaatcatctttaaccattttgatttataaccgtttgtatttattacttggttataagatataacttttatgaccgttagtgtttattacttggttatgagatataacttttatgaccgtttgtatttattacttggttatgagttattaaataaaaattagttttaattgatttttaccgttttgaccgttagtctttaacaagttttattgtagtttgaccattttgttattaacaaatgttttaccgtttttggtgttatgaccatttggacattataaaaagaaaagaaaacatccaCAATCCCATGGTAGAGTGAGcttgcaacaagaaagaaagaaaggcaaactcattttctttataaaagagttttgtcctattttagaagatcaattgcatagaattctattctattcaatttctattttctctttgcggttttttttttaagaagatcaaagggttgttctactagtcttcgttattggaagtgcgtccttaacgaaggtagacgctatagtctaatcctgggaggttgcgtgtcaaaggatccgatcgcaccgagttatacactccgggaggcacgaatcaacctttaaggacaacgctcttgcgtgattctatagcacattgtgagatctttccatactctactttttatctcttgtattttagttattttattgttaatttttagattgcaatgattttatatcaatgagaatttgtgcaccatccaaaattatttccaacaatcttaaaggttgattatgatggttgcacaaatattttgattaatatcataacaatagtatttaaatttatgagaagtcaaatactataaaaGTTTGTGGTATACAATTCGCATACGAGAATGATGAAATCAATTCTTGGGTGGAaagattttgttgtgaaaaattctgataattgatttgtttatCAGAAAAAGAGCTTAATCTCATGTGTAGGtattgaaagtgaaaatattttaattgaaagagtttttgattatttgaactcaaatttatgttaatttaatttgtttgtcaaataatcttttattgttgggttactattcttacaataaaTAGAGTTAAGCCTTTTTATGGATTTGTAGAACTtagcattttctttgttatgttgtgctaagcttggctggaaaacatccatgtagattaataataataacaatgagTAGTTTCTCATGGTGTGATGGAGAAAAATACATAGGCATTGCtaaatgtgtgcagagaatacaactttgctaaagatttttgcaGGTAAGCACATTGTAAGAGGAAAAAATGTGGTGCGGGTATTGAGTCGATCGGTTTTCACAACACCTAGTTGGTGTGTAGTGgcgacaatctattttggagGATATTGAGTAAAATCGTTGGCTCCACTGTGAGTTCTTAAATTATGATTCATAGATcttgatttatatttttcaagacacgatatacaatttcatttattaaaagaaaaaaatcaagtgatgaAGGTACTacttgattgaattaaaatttatattatatgaatattgTAATCTGATAAGTGATGAACCTCTGGTTATTACTctatttcaaaattgaaatagcaTCTAGCATTTTTATTAGCAATGgcatgctagattagcataaatACATTAAGTGATTTGGTAATTCCTCATCTATatcatttagttttttaattttcctgacatgatggttcagaataaaatatatgtgattattggtGTTCCTTTAGATTGATGCTCATTTgatatatgataaatttatcatatcattaaATTGATACCAATCTCGGATTTATGAcaatgagccaataatagttgattattatatGGTTGAGCATGATACCTTGCATATTTATTGCGgctttagttaaaaagattttatttttaaaatctagatagaacttgaaatatgcatatataatatataaggatcatgttaaaaaatcacaagtgatgattaatatttttttttaaaaaaaaaaacagctttagaactgtcaattgacagaaaataaagaagaggaaGTGACACATCATACTTAGAGAAAGATGAGCTCATagaagtcatttcttaaagcacttgtgagctattaatgaaaatttattttcttgtgaatatttggtttattccattaatatttagcatgatagatttatacatgtaaatcttggctaCATGAAGGggatgaaaagaaattagaatattggaataaatgatgaattcTATAATTGTCAGTTTTGGGTTATTCACCAAACTGTGGGGGaaagccattattttgtttgtcacattcataagcattgtttggaatacctcgaagtgtgggggtatttaacaaatgttatgttacccaaacctaaaatgaggaaacttggttttaaaacctataattgtgattttattggttttacatgtaatagttcatgctatagattccttactatcaagagtgatgttttagattgcaatgctattattgaatctaaaaatgctattttctttgagcacgtgtttcctttgaaaaataaggaaaaattctttcatgaattttctgttgcttctaataaattattggtGATGTATAAGAATTGAGAAAAAAGCAAGCGGGCTAGAACGGAAGGAAtctcggtaatgattttattgcttatattgttgataatTATTCACTATGTTATgatgaagcaattaaatctctttttgatgcatttttttttgttagaagctataaataacgaatttgaataaattatgtctaaccatgctTTAGAACTCGTTGAGTTACCTTCTAAGAGTAAATCAATTCGTTATATATatcaattgtactgaatacctctcaatgtgagggttgctagtattatatagaaattatctaggtaattacaggctgtatctcagtgattacagcaatctagggaaacaaataaggtaactaaaatctacctattaattacaatataatatagctataatacaagaacctgccataactagaaagactaattatggctaaatatatatggacCGTATCTGAttgacatcccccctcaaattgatgctggtcgatcaagaagcatcaatttgcccACAAGAAACTGATGACGTTGTCGTGTCATAGCCTTCGTGAAGACGTCAGCTATCTGGAGATCAGTGGAAAcatgaggaagagagataacacgagtgtccaaggcttccctaatagaatgacagtctacctcaatatgcttcgtacgttcatggtaaacaggattagcagctatttgaatggcactagtattatcagcatgaagaggagtagaatcagtttgagaaaaaccaagctcagcCAAAAGCCCACGAAGCCAGACAATCTCAGAACAAGCAGCAGACATTGCTCGGTATTCGGATTCAGTAGATGATTTAGAAACACGAGCTtgcttcttactcttccaagaaatcaaagaagcaCCAAGAAACATGCACCAACCCGTGATAGACCGCCGAGTGTCAGGACATCCTGCCCAATCCGcatcactataagcaacaaggcGAAGAGGAGAGCCAGTTGGAAAGAACAAACCACGGCCAGAAGAGCCCCGAAGATATCGAATGATACGCCGAACAGCAGCTAAATGAAGATGGCGGGGAGTTTGCATAAACTGGCTAACCTGCTGGACAGCGAAGGAAATATCAGGCCGAGTAATAGTCAAATAATTCAAGCTGCCTACCAACTGTCGGAACACAGTAGGATCAGAGAGAAGATCACCCTCCTCACTtcgatatttcacattaacctccATAGGAGTATCCACCGAAGAAGAATCCTGAAGACCAGCTAGActaatcaagtcctgggtatatttgtgttgattcaagaatataccagaagaatcagtgtgcacctccaaccccaaaaaatacgtaagaggaccaaaatctttcatatgaaaagagTCTTGAAGATTCCGCTTGAGATGGGCAATCAAACTGGAGTCGGTTCCcgtaatgacaatatcatccacatacacaagtaaaagaacaagaccagtcggagtcttgcaaaggaacaaagaagaatcatattggctttggacaaaggagaagcgaagcagagtagacctgaatttttcaaaccatgcccggggagcctgttttaagccatagagagacCGCTTCAACTTACACACAGCggcagatggagaagaaaacaaccccggaggaggagtcatgtaaatatcttctttgagatcaccatgaagaaaagcatttttgacatccatctgGTGAAGTGGCCAGCCTTGGGAGGCGGCAATAGAAATAATTGTACGCACTGTAGTCATCTTCGCGACCGGAGCaaatgtctcctcatagtcCACCCCATATTCTTGCCTGTTCCCAAGAGCAACTAATCGAGCCTTATACCGATCCAGAGTCCCATCAGAGCGAAGCTTAATTgagtaaacccatttacaaccaatggcGTTAACATGAGAGGGGCAAGGAACCATGTCCCATGTATGATTGTCCTGGAGAGCCCGAAGTTCCTCATCCATCGCTTTCCGCCAACATTCATATTTAACAGCCTCGGAAAAACATGTagggatggaaatagaagataaagtAGCAGTAAAGGAAGTGTGGGGAAAACCATACCTATCAGGAGGACGTGATACCCTAGCAGATCGTCGAAGACCAGACTCATGAACTGTCTCAGATGGCAAGTCAATCGGAGGAGTCGTTGGAACAGTTTCAGATAAAGGGTCAGTCTCGGGAAGGGGCAAAGTTGGTAGACGTCGAgtatacacaattccaggtTTGAACCGCTCAGGCAGAATag
Coding sequences within it:
- the LOC132172226 gene encoding ervatamin-B-like, which codes for MALVVLGKTFIIVVLTILGSWTSQATSRALQEASMAEKYSQWQAQYNRNYVDDTEKESRFEIFKQNAEFIEKTNSEGNRTYKLSLNEFADLSPEEFIASRSGFKMTNLSRSTGTTSFTHESLTDVIPTTVDWRDQGAVTAVKNQGQCGCCWAFSAVAAVEGITQIQTGNLISLSEQQLMDCSTVYNKGCDGGLMNYAFDYIIKNNGITLETNYPYVATQGICDAGKTSQSAAVITGFTDIPGINEKELLQHVARQPISIGIDGGDRAFSFYSSGVFNGECGTVINHAVTAVGFGTTPDGIDYWLLKNSWGENWGEGGYMRIQRDLGLCGFATLASYPTA